Below is a genomic region from Syngnathoides biaculeatus isolate LvHL_M chromosome 5, ASM1980259v1, whole genome shotgun sequence.
CCCCATGGAGATTGTGACATCGCCGCACCTACGCAGTCAACGCTTCCACTTTGACAACGCTGCCATGTGTAAACGCACCCTAGTCCTCAGCCCCATCTACCAGATCCACGCCATCATGAGCAGTAAGCGAACTTTCCCCAACTCTTTGGGTTTCTAATTTGAGTATTGAAGTGAAACCATCCATGAGATGATCTAAACACGTTTTCTCTCATTTTGCTGACAGTGAGAAAGAACATTTTGTGCTTCCCATCCAGCTTGGCGGTGGATGTAGTGGACATCACCGACAAATGTGAGGACATCAACTTTGTGACCCCGCTTAGCCTACCGGACGTCCACTCCCAGGAGGATCAAACCTTCCCCATGGTGGTGGAAGTCCTGGAGGGTCCTGATACGCGGACTATGTTCAAGTGCAGTTGGCTAGCGCAGCTACAGAAGGGAACCCGGTTGATTTTCCACCAAAAGGCAACCTCGCACATGACCTTGATGTCCACTTTGAAGAGCCGCAAGGGGCAGCAGTACTTCCTGGTATCCAAGCAGTATGCAGCCCGCTTCCGCAGGCGTCCCCGGGGGTTCGACTCCGCGTACAAACTCTACATGGCCTCCACCCAAACTCCGGGATTGAGGGTGTCCATCACAAGGGACTGCGAGGAAGTGGAGGAGGAAGGCCTTCCTGGGCTCAGCGTCGGTGAGCGATTGGAAGTTATCGGATGCCAAAAAGTCGAACTGCCGTGCGGCCACGTGGATGCAGTCGTTTGCCAGCGCCTTGAAGACATGGATGACGATGAGGAAGGAGAAAAGTTGGACCATATTTATCTGCCTTTGTACATGGAAGGCCACTTTGTGGAGCTGCTGGCTGACACCAAGAAGTATACGCTGGACGAGCTGGTTGAGAAAGTGCCTATGGATGTGAAAGTGGTGAGTCGAGACCCTGAGCTGGAGAGCGACCCTCTTGTCGAGTTCCCATCCCTCCGAATAGAAGGGGGAATTCTGGAGCCCACCATCCAAGCCAGCTTCTTGCACACGCCAGACCGCTGCTTTGAGATGCCGATCCAGAGGATCTGCATGACCGTGTACTGCACCCAGCAGCCTCTACCGTGGCCCCCAAACCAGGCACCAAAGTGCACAGTGGACTGCGTTACAGAGGTGACGGACAAGTTCTTGTACCAATTTCAAAAAGAGACCCTTGCTCCTGTGATCCCTCCTCCCAGACCCCCGAAATGGAAACTCTCGACACCCAAAACAAGCAAAACCTTCCTGACCAAAGATTTTGATGACATGACTTTAGGAAGCAAAAGGATCTCCTCGCCGCTGCCAGCTACTACTGTAAGTGGCATTTTCAGTCCATGTGAAAAGTACACAGCACTTcccttttttcacattttctgtcAGGGGTTTTCAAAGTTTCTATTTcctatatttatatttagataatgttcattttcaaagcACACGTAGAGCCTGTTGTACTTGAGGACAAACTTGATTGCCCATGCAAACAGACGCGGAAGCTGCTCTGCTATCTGGGCACACCCAGGATGATTGTGTATGACTGCAAAGCTCAAAATTGCTTTGCAGTCAATTTTTGTGCCTTTTGGCAAGAGCCTACGCAAATCCACGAATTATGTTGTTATAGCAACACACATCACAATGCTTGACATTGGTGCCTTCGGAGGTTCATTCATTCAGTGACCAAGCTCATCACTAATAACTCAAAATCACCTCTCCCCAtctaaatgaatggaaatgccattaattcaTTCCAGCTTCCCaataaacaacaaatatttgtagtgttttttccccaattaaaGTATTAGCAATATTAtactcatttcattttaaaaaaatacagtaatgaaaAATGATTACCTATTCACTTCACAAATTATCGGCATGCACAGTTTCACGATTGCCGCCATTTTCCTTCACTGGTAATTCTAAACTCCATTTTGGTCAACAgagtttaattttttctttcttctgagTGCACACAAACATTGTAGCACTTGTACaaagaaatttgatttttaaatattgtcaGGACATtacatcatcttgttttgtcacaaaacacttttctctgaacattgattaaaatgttatggtataataatttttttaagctCTCCGCAAATTTCGAGGCTCGACAACAtgggtatcaaactcatttttgtcgcgtgCCACATTGTAATTTCGGTGATGactgaaaccatagaaatcatTACTCCCCTcttatttacacatgaaatttatgaactaaatttggaatcagaaatcaagggtaatggctaactattgttgtttggtaacacaaaattgttcaatgttttcatttattgtaggacaattggaatttttttttcctgattttaacaagaatcatggaagttgacacatgatttgccttcaagTGCCACATAAATTCatttggcgggccggatctggaccctgggccttgagtttgacacgtgtgATCTACAAGCAATCTGACAATGACTTGGGGTTCTCTTTATTCAGTTTCATTATTAGAACTGCCCCCCCTCTGAGCAGTCACATCTTTCCTGTAAACATCTTTAACACGAGACTGCTGCAGCAACAAGATTTGGACAACGTGAAGCACTGCACGTACTTTCAATCTCTGAGTGTGAGAACATCTGCTATTAGACGAGTGCGACTTCTACGTATCACCGCAGTAAAGCAGTCATGCATTAAAATCCCAGAAGCAGCTGACTTCCTCCTTCCACCCAGGCAAATGTGAGCCATCTGCCACCGCCATTGACGCCCCGCAAGTCGGCAACGCCTCAGGGCTCAGCAGCGAGAGCCATGCCTAACACCTACGTGGGAGTGGGGACCAAGGTTACAGGTGAGCCCCAAACACGGGAACCCCCTCACCACTCCATCCATGCATTCCTCCCTTTTCTGAGATGCTCACCCTCTCTTTGGTATGTCGAGCCAGCCTTGTTTTTGTCAGGATGAGGGGACAAAGGGTGGTTGCTGTGCCTGAAACTATCTCCTTTGCAATATCACAAGGATGATGGGGTATCAGACGATGTAGGCGCACCAGCGGTGGGATTTCATGTGGAACTTGTACTTTGGTCCAAATGAGTCCAACAACTCCACACTTTTGTGGATTTGTGTTTGTTGTATACACCAACAATTTAAGGTGTGGtgagccctaacgggacaagctgaaagaaacttatttaCTGCATTTCCctttgaaacaaaactttgtttcaTCCACACTTTTTAACATCATCTAtaatttataaaataagaaCAAATAATCTTCAAaccaggcagcacggtgacagagctgtaaagcgttggcctcacagttctgaggtgcagggttcaatcccgcccctccctgtgtggagtttgtatgttctccccgtgcctgtgtgtgttttctccgggcactccggcttcctcccttcttcttcttttcttttcggcttctcctgttaggggttgccacagaatgtcatctttttccatctaagcctctcgtgcatcttcctctctaacatccactgtcctcatgtccttcctcacaagagccatcaaccttttctttggtcttcctctcgctcttctgcctgggagctccatcctcagcatccttctaccaatatactcactctctggcctctgaacatgtccaaaccatcgaagtctgctctctcgaatcttgtctcctaaacatccaacattggctgtccctctaatgagctcatttctaatcttatccaacctgctcactccgaacgagaacctcaacatcttcatttctgccacctccagttctgcgtcctgttgtctcttcagtgccatcatctctattccgtacatcatggccggcctcaccactgttttgtaaactttgccctttatcctggcggatacttttctgtcacataacacaccagacaccttccaccagcggTTCCAACATACTTGGgcacatttcttcacttccttaccacactcaccgttgctctgtattgttgaccccaagtatttgaagtctcttctcttctccttggagcttcattcttcctcctctgcccctctcattcatgtacatatagtcggttttacttcggctaatcttcattcctctcccttcctgtgcgtgcctccatctttgtcatTGTTCCTCcggctgctccctgctttcactgcagatcacaatatcatctgggaatattgtggtccaaggggattccaatctaacctcaacTATCAGGCTACaaattactacagcaaacaggaaggggctcagcgcagaaccctgatgcagtcccaccaccaccttaaattcttctgacacaccaacggcacatgtcaccgctgttctgctgccctcatacatgtcctgtcctattctaacatatttctccaccacaccagacttccacatgcagtacaACAGTTTCTCTCCTGGTAcactgtcacaggctttctctaggtctacaaagacacaatgtagctccttctgaccttctctgtactctgAACATTGtcagggcaaataatgtatctgtggtactctttctaggcatgaaaccatactgttgctcgcagctacttctgtcttgagtattgcctccattactctttcccataacttcattgtgtggctcatcaactttattccgctatagtttccacagctctgaacatcgcctttgttcttgaaaatggggactagcacacttttcctacattcttctggcatcttatctctcactagtattctattgaataagtttggcaaaaactccacagccacctctccaaattgcttccatacctccactggtatgtcatcaggaccaactgtctttccatttttcatcctgttcatgcctttctaacttcttactaatcattgccactttttGGTcgttcacacttgcctcttctacacttccttctctctcattttctttatccatgaacttctcaaagtattctttccatctacttagcacactactgccaccagtcaacatatttccatcgttatccttaatcacctttacttgctgcacatccttcccatctctatccctctgtctggccaacctgtagagatccttttctccttctttcgtatccaacctggcgTATATGTCGTCACATGCTTCGTTTAGCCGTCGCCACCTCTCCCTTTGCcatacgtcgcatctcaatgtctccggtttcctcccacatcccaaaaacacacaacattaattggatactctaaaatgcccttaggtgtgatttttaagtgcgactgttttctgtctccatgtgccctgtgattagctggcaatcagttcagggtgtaccctgccttctgcccattaacagctgggataggctccagcgacccttgtcaggataactggctaagaaaatggaatgatgCCTATTCAAAGCAATttaattatttcaaatgtttttttttcttatacgcATGTTAGTAGTATAGAGTAGGCCAATGGAGAACTGAGTAGGTTTAGTCGCCACAAATGATCTACAATAGTTACTGCGTTGCCACTTGATTCATTGCTTTGCTTCATGGAATGAATCTGCCacatcaaacatggcaaatGTGCCACAGAAACTAGGTAAACCCACTCACGGCTGCATTCATGAATATCTATGCTAACACATTCAAAATCGTGATTTTTGCTTAATGGCATAGTTTCCCCTTACAATCGCCACGGTGACTCTTAAATGTAATTACTTTATTTAAATGTCCAGTCCAACACCAACATCAAGGTACTTGTGCAGCTTGAAGTTAGCATGGTTTACCTGGATAAAGAGCTGTAGTTTCGTGGTCATTTGCGGCttacattcactgccattgacgtcCACAGTCACGAGCTGCAGTTAGTGAGTGgtagattttctttttgaacCTCATCAACAGATCTTATCCCTCAAAATGGTGACTACGTCCACCACAAATATTCAGCAGATGTAAAAAATGAACTATTTAATTTGTTGCAGGATTGATTTTAGTGTATTTCATGGATTAAAATTGAAGGATGTCAATGCGTCCAGTGCTTTCCTTCCATTTTGGGTATTCATCAACCCTTGAAGGAACCCATTTGGAGACACCTGCCTTAAATTAACTGTCCACAAGTGTGAATGCTGGtttgtgacctgtgattggctagctaTCAGTTAATGTATCGCTTTTGTCAACAGGACTAGATTGTGATGAGGAAGCCAACGACAGTGACAACCCTTACGAGCAAGTGGATGACCTGTTCGCAGTGGTACTGAAGAAAGCTGAAAAGACTTTCACATTCATCTAGgctagatgtgttttttttcttccccagaaTAGTAGTAGCTTGACCTTCTAGTTTAAGTTGCTCTGTGACCACACTCATTCTTTAAATCCtctttctccattgaaatgaacggAAATGCCCAAACAATCCCTCTAAAGCATCGCAGCCTACTCTGTGGAACAGtcaaaacataaaatgtaacaaattaaCCAGTTCTTGCGTTTTCATGCTTTAATTCAGCTCCTTATAGCTTGCGCCCATTTGCTGGGAGAGAACAGTATAAAACATTCACACAGACATGATTAATGAAACAAGACATCACAACTAAGCTACATTAGCAGCTTTTCAGTCTTCAAATATAAATTGTTCAAAGATTTATTGCATCTGACATTTATGCTAGTTTTACCAGCTAATAATCCCCGAATTCCAAAGTCATTTTGAGCATATAtttgcataaaataaaaaaatgtccaaaatgctGTCTCATTTTTAAATACCCTTTGGTTGTGTATTATAAATGAGACCAGAGTCAGAAGTTGACAATggtattttgtttatttgaggTGAAGACtcgagtactttttttttacaagaacaaaaaaaataaaattttacatttacaaagtAGCGCCTTCGGCAACATCCATCTTGGACAAAGAAGATAAAGCAATTACTACATGTCACAATCCGTTGACCTGAAGTGGTCTTCATCGATTGTGGAGAAGATGTGACCCTCGTTGCTCAGGAATTCCACTGCTTGCCTggtggatgacaaaaaaaaaaaaaatggcatcattGGGTTACAAAATGGGCAGAAAATCTCTGGGGAATTTGGCTGGGAAATTAtggaaatatttcatgaaaatgaaCAGGACATTTTGGGTCAGTTAATGGAAAGGTATAACATTCCCGCATAAATAGCTGTATAGACTTATTTTTGTCGTACACATATATCCATGCAAAATACTGTAGATACTTGCCCAGATGAGGGCATcactgatcccccccccccacactttaCTCTAGAGGTGGActccaaatattttgttcatatatttacattttggctATCaacataaaccaaaaaaaataaaaataaaatgagaaattgaTCAAACAACAGCTGGGGGATACATAAGCTAGTAAATCACCACTGTACCACTGTCCTTCCATGAAATGTAGTTGTTTCCATCAAGATTATTCTATTCCATTCTACTGAGAAATATTTTCTGCAAGTCTTCCTTATTAAAAGCCAAACTTCAATTGTGTAAACTCTTGGTTTATTTATATTAATTCTCATGAAAAGTTTCAAactaacaattcccaggaaatgtTGAACTCCAGTTAACTATCTTTCACTGTTGTGTGACCGGAAAGGCCTTTCAGAGAAATTTTAGGGAGGTATAATTCGAGTCATTCTTTCCAAAATCTGCATGTTCTGAGAAATACTTAAGATGTGtaccatacaaaaataaaaaagtacatCAATTCTAGGAATGATGTAACTCCTGCCCTTCATGCAAACGCACAAACATTACACATATTCTTGTTTTAATATAGAGCACTGGTTTAAAAATATGTCAAAAGATGCTGCTCATTGTGGTCCAGTTTGTACGCAGAAGTGATCTTCTGTATATCAGGGAAGAGCCAATGTTCCGCCTGGGTTGTGAATGGAAGTTACGAGAGTATTCACACCAT
It encodes:
- the themis2 gene encoding protein THEMIS2, with product MAFPLQEYIASLDNACLPKVLQVCSGVYFQGSVYEISGNEVCFSTGDIIKVTSLKLSSVCCEDVSNNERFEIPINHTGLLKVIPEETPYSTVEELVRLRPLGLDSSLHVTFTSRSKLALADITLGAGSVLTLLSVVEKDELCRCRVHLGPGQASAEVEVPLGTRGEFYMHEGEERFTPMEIVTSPHLRSQRFHFDNAAMCKRTLVLSPIYQIHAIMSMRKNILCFPSSLAVDVVDITDKCEDINFVTPLSLPDVHSQEDQTFPMVVEVLEGPDTRTMFKCSWLAQLQKGTRLIFHQKATSHMTLMSTLKSRKGQQYFLVSKQYAARFRRRPRGFDSAYKLYMASTQTPGLRVSITRDCEEVEEEGLPGLSVGERLEVIGCQKVELPCGHVDAVVCQRLEDMDDDEEGEKLDHIYLPLYMEGHFVELLADTKKYTLDELVEKVPMDVKVVSRDPELESDPLVEFPSLRIEGGILEPTIQASFLHTPDRCFEMPIQRICMTVYCTQQPLPWPPNQAPKCTVDCVTEVTDKFLYQFQKETLAPVIPPPRPPKWKLSTPKTSKTFLTKDFDDMTLGSKRISSPLPATTANVSHLPPPLTPRKSATPQGSAARAMPNTYVGVGTKVTGLDCDEEANDSDNPYEQVDDLFAVVLKKAEKTFTFI